A genomic window from Purpureocillium takamizusanense chromosome 2, complete sequence includes:
- a CDS encoding uncharacterized protein (COG:E~EggNog:ENOG503NUFT~MEROPS:MER0014418), which yields MMEEDDGFILVPRPGAEQAAGRQSAPEYLSDIDKFIHGLEPSLWPLNTFIHYNPELGYEEYKAHDALTSFMDSHAGWSVTRSAFGMETAWLAVYDSGRPGPVVSYNAEMDALPGLGHACGHNLIAVASVAAGLASAEMLRRHRLGGKVTIVGTPAEEGGGGKIKCLNAGAYRDVDVSIISHPGILNNSPMVRTTAFTHLNVVYHGRAAHAARNPWRGINALDAMVVAYNAVSMLRQQTRPDDIIGLQITDGGNKPNVIHERAGGVAVLRATSASRLRELQAKVEACFRAGAEATGAKVDIDVVPGYLDHVPNSVLAGAFAKYWQALPDVPEPPLPLPGQFTWVKASTDQGNLSYALPSMNVSFAIPPGVDGGQPHSPDFEKASSTRGAFDRAMRVAKAMAGTAIEVCATPGLLDQVRAQWRRDMARQDGP from the exons ATGatggaggaagacgacggctTCATTCTCGTCCCCAGACCGGGAGCCGAGCAGGCTGCGGGTCGCCAAAGCGCTCCCGAGTACCTGTCGGACATTGACAAGTTCATCCACGGTCTGGAGCCTTCACTATGGCCCTTGAATACATTCATCCACTACAACCCGGAGCTGGGCTACGAGGAGTACAAGGCCCACGATGCCTTGACCAGCTTCATGGACTCACACGCAGGCTGGAGTGTTACGCGATCGGCGTTTGGTATGGAAACGGCATGGCTGGCCGTGTATGACAGCGGCAGACCCGGACCGGTCGTGTCATACAATGCAGAAATGG ATGCGCTCCCTGGACTCGGTCACGCCTGTGGTCACAATCTCATCGCCGTGGCTTCAGTCGCCGCAGGTCTCGCTTCGGCCGAGATGctgcgacggcaccgtctcGGCGGAAAGgtcaccatcgtcggcacgccggccgaggaAGGTGGCGGAGGCAAGATCAAATGTCTCAATGCCGGTGCCTACAGGGACGTGGACGTATCCATCATCTCTCACCCCGGGATCCTCAACAACAGCCCCATGGTTCGCACAACCGCCTTCACCCACCTCAACGTCGTGTACCACGGCCGCGCAGCCCATGCGGCTCGCAACCCATGGCGTGGCATCAACGCACTCGACGCCATGGTGGTCGCGTACAACGCCGTCTCGATGCTGCGCCAGCAGACGCGGCCAGACGACATCATAGGCTTGCAAATCACAGACGGCGGGAACAAGCCCAATGTCATCCACGAGCGTGCCGGTGGCGTGGCCGTCCTGCGCGCCACCAGTGCTTCCAGACTGCGCGAGCTGCAAGCCAAGGTCGAGGCGTGCTTcagggccggcgccgaggccaccggGGCCAAGGTCGACATCGACGTGGTGCCGGGCTACCTGGACCACGTTCCCAACAGCGTGCTCGCAGGAGCTTTTGCCAAGTACTGGCAAGCATTGCCCGACGTGCCGGAGCCGCCTTTACCGCTGCCGGGACAGTTCACCTGGGTCAAGGCCAGTACGGACCAGGGCAATTTGAGCTATGCTCTGCCGAGCATGAACGTCAGCTTTGCCATTCCTCCGGGCGTCGATGGTGGACAGCCGCATAGCCCGGACTTTGAGAAGGCTTCGAGCACCAGAGGAGCCTTCGACAGGGCCATGAGGgtcgccaaggccatggccgggACGGCTATTGAGGTCTGTGCGACCCCTGGGCTGTTGGACCAGGTACGGGCGCAGTGGAGGCGGGACATGGCCAGGCAAGATGGACCTTGA
- a CDS encoding uncharacterized protein (EggNog:ENOG503P04B), with protein MAVDKHHVATTLNYWDDPGDGSKPTPIFIGKGRISNKRPHKAHDFVVSDVSGDEDRYTLDGQGFQYCHHKSREELFTDEGQIRAIYYPECEQLIKVMTGARRVHIFNHKVRRGPTQWHHLGLHNLANRGPVTRTHVDQSYEGAERRLRWELPDEAEDVMKKRYQIINVWRPIRPILKDPIAVADSSSVPDADLVGAEMTEDGFVGESWVVRHNAGHRWHYKHGMTPEDVLLIKCFDSDETVARRALHSAFEDTAYRDCESRQSIEVRCLVCY; from the coding sequence ATGGCCGTCGACAAACACCACGTGGCGACCACGCTGAACTATTGGGACGACCCCGGTGATGGCTCCAAACCCACGCCCATTTTCATCGGCAAGGGCAGAATCAGCAACAAGCGGCCTCACAAGGCTCACGACTTCGTCGTCTCGGACgtgagcggcgacgaggatcgCTACacgctcgacggccaggggTTTCAGTACTGCCATCACAAAAGCCGCGAGGAGCTGTTCACGGATGAGGGGCAGATACGGGCCATCTACTACCCCGAGTGCGAGCAGCTCATCAAGGTCATGACGGGGGCACGTCGCGTTCACATCTTCAATCACAAAGTGCGTCGGGGGCCAACGCAATGGCACCACCTCGGTCTGCACAACCTGGCCAACCGCGGACCAGTCACCAGGACGCACGTCGACCAGTCGTACGAGGGTGCCGAGCGACGGCTGCGTTGGGAGCTTCCCGATGAAGCAGAGGATGTGATGAAGAAGCGGTACCAAATCATCAACGTGTGGCGGCCGATCCGACCCATCCTCAAGGACCCCAttgccgtggccgactcGAGCTCCGTGCCCGACGCGGACCTGGTGGGCGCTGAGATGACAGAAGACGGCTTCGTGGGCGAGTCGTGGGTCGTCCGCCACAATGCAGGGCATCGGTGGCACTACAAGCACGGCATGACGCCCGAGGACGTGCTTCTTATCAAGTGTTTCGACTCGGACGAGACCGTGGCCCGCCGGGCGCTGCACTCGGCGTTTGAGGACACCGCATACAGAGACTGCGAGTCTCGACAGAGCATCGAGGTGCGATGTCTGGTCTGCTACTAA
- a CDS encoding uncharacterized protein (EggNog:ENOG503NYC5~COG:Q), with protein sequence MAPVLDPPQTIDWMGKKVPVWSMQTINYGLLLSQDPSEIDKVVNACLEEGYFYLDLQGIDGRRMLADQQETLKLMKRFFDAPLEAKNEFGLISSHLGYEPVGSRTGVAAGTKDGYEMLKVSRDEIQRDSPKIPTTVKNSGDLQILENAIGSCNTVTKVILSALSTGLHLTGAGRFENSHRNERPSTTTLSMMHYLPSELAGENRIGHQKHTDISTLTLLFSEQWGLQIRPPGTCGAREMGFVAPKPGCAFVHVGDSLRFASGMKFQSCIHRVVPFDPTEHRYSIAYFLRAEDDTMFIDSEGRAITAGQWHDQKFKAFTDPELWQAMAPKSMILGGMKEDGEDKPIDLPAPAKVPAAAVPTKA encoded by the exons atggCCCCCGTCCTCGACCCTCCGCAGACCATCGACTGGATGGGCAAGAAGGTGCCTGTCTGGTCCATGCAGACCATCAACTATGGCCTGCTGCTTTCCCAGGATCCCTCTGAGATCGACAAGGTGGTCAATGCCTGTCTGGAGGAGGGGTACTTTTACCTCGACCTCcagggcatcgacggccgccgcatGTTGGCCGACCAGCAGGAGACGCTCAAGCTGATGAAGCGCTTCTTCGACGCACCGCTGGAGGCCAAGAATGAGTTTGGCCTGATTTCCTCCCATCTCGG CTACGAGCCGGTGGGCAGCCGCACCGGCGTCGCAGCCGGCACCAAGGACGGATACGAGATGCTCAAGGTCTCGCGGGACGAGATCCAGCGCGACAGCCCCAAGATCCCGACCACGGTCAAGAACAGCGGCGACCTGCAGATCCTCGAGAATGCCATTGGCAGCTGCAACACCGTCACCAAGGTGATCCTGTCGGCCCTGTCCACGGGCCTGCACCTgacgggcgccggccgctTCGAGAACTCGCACCGCAACGagcgcccgtcgacgacgact CTGTCCATGATGCACTACCTCCCCTcggagctggcgggcgagaaCCGCATCGGCCACCAGAAGCACACCGACATCAGCACGCTTACCCTCCTCTTCAGCGAGCAGTGGGGCCTCCAGATCCGCCCCCCGGGCAcctgcggcgcgcgcgagatgGGGTTCGTCGCGCCCAAGCCCGGCTGCGCCTTCGTGCACGTGGGCGACTCGCTGCGCTTCGCCAGCGGCATGAAGTTCCAGAGCTGCATCCACCGCGTCGTCCCCTTTGACCCGACCGAGCACCGCTACTCCATCGCCTACTTCctccgcgccgaggacgacaccATGTTCATCGACTCCGAGGGCcgcgccatcaccgccggcCAGTGGCACGACCAGAAGTTCAAGGCCTTTACCGACCCGGAGCTCTGGCAGGCCATGGCCCCCAAGTCCATGATCTTGGGCGGCATGaaggaggatggcgaggacaAGCCCATtgacctgcctgcccccgcCAAggttccggcggcggcggtgccgacCAAGGCATGA